In Rhineura floridana isolate rRhiFlo1 chromosome 6, rRhiFlo1.hap2, whole genome shotgun sequence, one genomic interval encodes:
- the NCOA5 gene encoding nuclear receptor coactivator 5 isoform X1 translates to MVTQKVEVLGRVRAGRNDINKAAERRNMNKAPSRSSPARREPLPYGERDGRRDRSPNRCSPRREARDGRNGRDSRDARDIRVRDMRSGARDPRDLRDPRDPLYDRYREPPYRRDEGCDHFLRSDDYYRRRDDPYYDRYRDHLDRPPLSAEERMKREERRREELYRQFFEDIKRRIDAERPVDCSVIVVNKQTKEYAESVGRKIRDLGMMVDLIFLNSEMSLQQALDDVSRGGSAFAIVITPQHQVHHSCTVNIMFGTPQEHRNMPQADAMVLVARNYERYKTEVRDKEREEIARQAAKMADKTILQERERPPPAEEGLRGGHPPGIQALLNLLADNRYLTAEETDKIINYLRERKERQLRASADSLPGSLPRQALGAPTGSSLATSASLPSSQTHQNTQALPPPASATVASNPQQELQAKILSLFNSGAAAAAVAAVANSSSAVGASQNAGFATGPSAQNRAAQLNAVAAAGLNPSQQRAPAQGPQFPSHPGSTRGAGPRATAPQPSQPLYQNRPPAPSSAPASRPTPSGINFDNPSVQKALDTLIQSGPALTHLVNQTVGQVRAVPAAQQPLGSYQRHY, encoded by the exons ATATTAATAAAGCAGCGGAAAGAAGAAATATGAATAAGGCTCCCTCAAGGTCCAGCCCAGCACGAAG AGAACCCTTACCGTATGGGGAGAGAGATGGCAGACGTGATCGCTCTCCTAACCGGTGCAGTCCACGGAGAGAAGCTAGAGATGGCAGGAATGGCAGAGATTCCAGGGATGCACGGGACATTCGTGTTAGAGACATGCGCAGTGGTGCCAGAGATCCCAGAGACCTGAGGGATCCCCGGGATCCACTCTATGATCGCTATAGGGAGCCTCCCTACAG GCGAGATGAAGGCTGTGACCATTTCTTGCGCTCTGATGACTATTATCGAAGGAGGGATGACCCATACTACGATCGTTACCGAGATCACTTGGACAGGCCCCCCTTGAGTGCTGAAG AACGTATGAAGCGTGAGGAGCGGCGCCGAGAAGAGCTTTACCGCCAGTTCTTTGAGGACATCAAGAGGCGCATTGATGCTGAGCGGCCTGTGGACTGTTCTGTGATTGTGGTCAACAAGCAGACCAA GGAGTATGCAGAGTCAGTGGGGCGAAAGATTCGTGATCTTGGTATGATGGTGGACCTGATATTTCTCAACTCTGAGATGTCTCTGCAGCAAGCCCTGGACGACGTGAGCCGAGGGGGTTCTGCTTTTGCCATTGTCATTACCCCGCAGCACCAGGTCCACCACTCCTGCACGGTCAACATCATGTTTGGCACTCCTCAAG AGCACCGAAATATGCCGCAGGCTGATGCCATGGTGCTGGTGGCAAGGAACTACGAGCGCTACAAGACTGAGGTCCGGGACAAAGAGCGTGAGGAGATTGCCAGGCAAGCAGCCAAGATGGCTGACAAAACAATTCTGCAGGAGAGAGAACGCCCCCCACCAGCTGAAGAGGGTCTCCGAGGAGGCCATCCCCCAGGCATCCAGGCACTCCTAAACTTGCTGGCAGACAATCGCTACTTGACTGCTGAAGAGACTGACAAGATCATCAACTACCTGAGAGAGCGCAAGGAGCGGCAGTTGCGAGCGAGTGCAGACTCCCTTCCTG gttCACTTCCAAGGCAGGCCCTTGGAGCGCCTACAGGGTCCTCCTTGGCTACCTCAGCCAGCCTGCCAAGCTCCCAGACGCATCAGAATACCCAGGCCCTGCCCCCGCCTGCCTCAGCCACAGTGGCTTCTAACCCCCAGCAGGAGCTGCAGGCCAAGATCCTCAGCCTTTTCAACAGTGGGGCCGCAGCTGCAGCAGTCGCCGCTGTAGCCAACAGCAGCTCCGCTGTGGGAGCATCGCAGAATGCCGGTTTTGCCACAGGGCCTAGCGCACAGAACCGGGCTGCCCAGCTCAATGCTGTTGCCGCTGCTGGGTTAAACCCGTCCCAACAGCGGGCTCCGGCCCAGGGCCCCCAGTTCCCTAGTCACCCTGGTTCCACCAGGGGTGCTGGCCCAAGAGCCACAGCTCCGCAACCATCCCAGCCACTGTACCAGAAccggccccctgctcccagcagtgCTCCTGCCTCGAGGCCAACGCCTTCCGGGATCAACTTTGACAACCCCAGTGTGCAGAAGGCCCTCGACACCCTGATCCAGAGCGGACCTGCCCTCACGCACCTGGTGAACCAGACTGTGGGTCAGGTCCGGGCAGTTCCTGCAGCCCAGCAGCCACTGGGCTCTTACCAGCGGCATTACTAA
- the NCOA5 gene encoding nuclear receptor coactivator 5 isoform X2, translating into MNKAPSRSSPARREPLPYGERDGRRDRSPNRCSPRREARDGRNGRDSRDARDIRVRDMRSGARDPRDLRDPRDPLYDRYREPPYRRDEGCDHFLRSDDYYRRRDDPYYDRYRDHLDRPPLSAEERMKREERRREELYRQFFEDIKRRIDAERPVDCSVIVVNKQTKEYAESVGRKIRDLGMMVDLIFLNSEMSLQQALDDVSRGGSAFAIVITPQHQVHHSCTVNIMFGTPQEHRNMPQADAMVLVARNYERYKTEVRDKEREEIARQAAKMADKTILQERERPPPAEEGLRGGHPPGIQALLNLLADNRYLTAEETDKIINYLRERKERQLRASADSLPGSLPRQALGAPTGSSLATSASLPSSQTHQNTQALPPPASATVASNPQQELQAKILSLFNSGAAAAAVAAVANSSSAVGASQNAGFATGPSAQNRAAQLNAVAAAGLNPSQQRAPAQGPQFPSHPGSTRGAGPRATAPQPSQPLYQNRPPAPSSAPASRPTPSGINFDNPSVQKALDTLIQSGPALTHLVNQTVGQVRAVPAAQQPLGSYQRHY; encoded by the exons ATGAATAAGGCTCCCTCAAGGTCCAGCCCAGCACGAAG AGAACCCTTACCGTATGGGGAGAGAGATGGCAGACGTGATCGCTCTCCTAACCGGTGCAGTCCACGGAGAGAAGCTAGAGATGGCAGGAATGGCAGAGATTCCAGGGATGCACGGGACATTCGTGTTAGAGACATGCGCAGTGGTGCCAGAGATCCCAGAGACCTGAGGGATCCCCGGGATCCACTCTATGATCGCTATAGGGAGCCTCCCTACAG GCGAGATGAAGGCTGTGACCATTTCTTGCGCTCTGATGACTATTATCGAAGGAGGGATGACCCATACTACGATCGTTACCGAGATCACTTGGACAGGCCCCCCTTGAGTGCTGAAG AACGTATGAAGCGTGAGGAGCGGCGCCGAGAAGAGCTTTACCGCCAGTTCTTTGAGGACATCAAGAGGCGCATTGATGCTGAGCGGCCTGTGGACTGTTCTGTGATTGTGGTCAACAAGCAGACCAA GGAGTATGCAGAGTCAGTGGGGCGAAAGATTCGTGATCTTGGTATGATGGTGGACCTGATATTTCTCAACTCTGAGATGTCTCTGCAGCAAGCCCTGGACGACGTGAGCCGAGGGGGTTCTGCTTTTGCCATTGTCATTACCCCGCAGCACCAGGTCCACCACTCCTGCACGGTCAACATCATGTTTGGCACTCCTCAAG AGCACCGAAATATGCCGCAGGCTGATGCCATGGTGCTGGTGGCAAGGAACTACGAGCGCTACAAGACTGAGGTCCGGGACAAAGAGCGTGAGGAGATTGCCAGGCAAGCAGCCAAGATGGCTGACAAAACAATTCTGCAGGAGAGAGAACGCCCCCCACCAGCTGAAGAGGGTCTCCGAGGAGGCCATCCCCCAGGCATCCAGGCACTCCTAAACTTGCTGGCAGACAATCGCTACTTGACTGCTGAAGAGACTGACAAGATCATCAACTACCTGAGAGAGCGCAAGGAGCGGCAGTTGCGAGCGAGTGCAGACTCCCTTCCTG gttCACTTCCAAGGCAGGCCCTTGGAGCGCCTACAGGGTCCTCCTTGGCTACCTCAGCCAGCCTGCCAAGCTCCCAGACGCATCAGAATACCCAGGCCCTGCCCCCGCCTGCCTCAGCCACAGTGGCTTCTAACCCCCAGCAGGAGCTGCAGGCCAAGATCCTCAGCCTTTTCAACAGTGGGGCCGCAGCTGCAGCAGTCGCCGCTGTAGCCAACAGCAGCTCCGCTGTGGGAGCATCGCAGAATGCCGGTTTTGCCACAGGGCCTAGCGCACAGAACCGGGCTGCCCAGCTCAATGCTGTTGCCGCTGCTGGGTTAAACCCGTCCCAACAGCGGGCTCCGGCCCAGGGCCCCCAGTTCCCTAGTCACCCTGGTTCCACCAGGGGTGCTGGCCCAAGAGCCACAGCTCCGCAACCATCCCAGCCACTGTACCAGAAccggccccctgctcccagcagtgCTCCTGCCTCGAGGCCAACGCCTTCCGGGATCAACTTTGACAACCCCAGTGTGCAGAAGGCCCTCGACACCCTGATCCAGAGCGGACCTGCCCTCACGCACCTGGTGAACCAGACTGTGGGTCAGGTCCGGGCAGTTCCTGCAGCCCAGCAGCCACTGGGCTCTTACCAGCGGCATTACTAA